A part of Larimichthys crocea isolate SSNF chromosome VII, L_crocea_2.0, whole genome shotgun sequence genomic DNA contains:
- the gab2 gene encoding GRB2-associated-binding protein 2 isoform X1 encodes MSGGEILFQGWLRKSPPEKKLRRYAWKKRWFILRSGRMSGDPDVLEYYKNDHSKKPIRVIDLHCCEQVDAGLTFKRKEFQDSFVFDIKTSDRTFYLVAETEEEMNKWVRSICQLCGFNQSDDNHDGRLHHMPRSVGADVTGSMAPLTGERKSSAPIHSSQPVLFTFDVPVRHSHHSSLPNSAPQDYLLLHQCMSRKTESARSASFSQSTRSNLFMGSDSAVQKLSHGFSHCLNGMGAQLHGFYSLPKPGKHQLPVHDDSSQEACYVLPRGYSTEAPAHSGLGEPDLENEEVYTFKTPCNTLATMHSNERPTDNYDLPTPPGSFYQIPRTFDKNHNALTPSSSESSCAPPPRPPKPSQGSEGQWGSPHSVGSQNGEMTSAVSVIPRRNTLPAVENIRLHRGSSFETNSHHRPIHFNNSGQSVESVNDGFSSYLRTKAPLTRSDSGNSDDNYVPMNPGSSPLSAAQADSPKNIYIPMSPGPHHFDFPGFSATLPARKGSSASLCHRPSRLSDVTPPPINRNLKPNRKSKPTPLDLKNNGIIDELPFKSPVTMSWTRPMPAMNSVSSQHCRPISTQSITSTDSADSEENYVAMQNPASTSPAVSGTSSPAPRKCGNVDYLALDFQPGSPSPHRKPSTSSVTSDEKVDYVQVDKEKTQALQSTMQEWTDVRQSTEPAKGVKS; translated from the exons GCATGGAAGAAACGCTGGTTCATACTTCGCAGTGGCCGTATGAGCGGTGACCCCGATGTTCTGGAGTACTATAAGAACGACCACTCCAAGAAACCCATCCGGGTCATCGACCTGCACTGCTGCGAGCAGGTGGATGCTGGCCTGACCTTTAAGAGGAAGGAGTTCCAGGACAGCTTTGTGTTTGACATCAAGACCTCAGATCGCACTTTTTATCTTGTAGCTGAGACTGAGGAGGAGATGAACAAGTGGGTCCGCTCTATCTGCCAACTGTGTGGATTCAACCAGTCAGACGACAACCACG ATGGTAGGTTACACCATATGCCCCGTTCTGTTGGAGCAGATGTCACCGGCTCAATGGCTCCTCTGACCGGAGAACGCAAGTCCTCTGCCCCCATCCACTCCAGCCAGCCAGTCCTCTTCACCTTTGACGTGCCTGTGCGCCACTCACACCATAGCTCCCTGCCCAACAGTGCACCCCAGGACTACCTCCTGCTACACCAGTGCATGAGCAGGAAGACAGAGAGTGCACG GAGTGCCAGTTTCTCCCAGTCCACACGAAGCAACCTGTTTATGGGGAGCGACTCTGCAGTGCAGAAACTCTCCCATGGCTTTTCCCACTGTCTGAATGGCATGGGTGCTCAGTTGCACGGCTTCTACAGCCTTCCCAAGCCAGGAAAACACCAGTTACCGGTGCACGATGACTCCTCCCAGGAGGCCTGTTACGTACTTCCTCGAGGTTACAGCACTGAGGCTCCGGCTCACAGCGGTCTAGGCGAGCCTGACCTGGAGAATGAAGAGGTTTACACCTTCAAAACGCCCTGCAACACCCTCGCCACCATGCACAGCAATGAGCGTCCAACTGACAATTACGACCTTCCTACGCCACCTGGCTCCTTCTACCAGATCCCTCGGACGTTTGATAAGAATCACAATGCCTTGACACCCTCAAGCTCTGAGTCCTCCTGTGCTCCTCCTCCGAGGCCCCCTAAACCTAGCCAGGGGTCAGAGGGGCAGTGGGGGAGTCCTCATTCAGTAGGAAGCCAGAACGGAGAAATGACGTCTGCAGTGTCCGTTATCCCGCGCAGGAATACTCTCCCTGCTGTCGAGAACATCAGGCTGCACAGAG GCTCCTCCTTTGAAACGAACAGCCATCACCGTCCCATCCATTTCAACAACTCAGGCCAGTCTGTGGAGTCTGTCAATGATGGTTTCAGCTCCTACCTG AGAACCAAAGCCCCTCTGACTCGCTCAGACAGCGGCAACTCGGATGACAACTATGTGCCCATGAATCCTGGCTCCTCGCCACTCAGTGCTGCCCAGGCTGACAGTCCTAAGAATATCTACATCCCTATGAGCCCTGGGCCACATCACTTTGATTTCCCAGGATTCTCTGCAACATTACCTGCCCGTAAAGGGAGCAGTGCTTCCCTGTGTCACCGGCCCAGCCGTCTCAGTGATGTCACGCCGCCACCCATCAACCGCAACCTCAAACCTAACAGGAAAT CAAAGCCAACACCTCTTGATTTGAAGAACAATGGGATCATTGATGAGCTGCCATTTAAGAGCCCAGTCACCATGTCCTGGACACGGCCCAT GCCTGCTATGAACTCCGTGTCCTCCCAGCATTGTCGACCCATTTCTACACAAAGCATCACCAGCACCGACTCTGCAGACAGCGAGGAGAATTATGTGGCTATG CAGAACCCAGCGTCTACCTCCCCAGCCGTGAGTGGCACCAGCAGCCCGGCCCCCAGAAAGTGTGGCAATGTGGACTACCTAGCACTGGACTTCCAGCCTGGGTCACCGAGCCCACACCGAAAA CCCTCTACATCCTCTGTGACCTCCGATGAGAAGGTGGACTATGTGCAAGTCGACAAGGAGAAGACCCAGGCACTGCAAAGCACCATGCAGGAGTGGACCGATGTGCGGCAGTCTACTGAACCTGCCAAGGGGGTCAAGTCCTGA
- the gab2 gene encoding GRB2-associated-binding protein 2 isoform X3: MSGDPDVLEYYKNDHSKKPIRVIDLHCCEQVDAGLTFKRKEFQDSFVFDIKTSDRTFYLVAETEEEMNKWVRSICQLCGFNQSDDNHDGRLHHMPRSVGADVTGSMAPLTGERKSSAPIHSSQPVLFTFDVPVRHSHHSSLPNSAPQDYLLLHQCMSRKTESARSASFSQSTRSNLFMGSDSAVQKLSHGFSHCLNGMGAQLHGFYSLPKPGKHQLPVHDDSSQEACYVLPRGYSTEAPAHSGLGEPDLENEEVYTFKTPCNTLATMHSNERPTDNYDLPTPPGSFYQIPRTFDKNHNALTPSSSESSCAPPPRPPKPSQGSEGQWGSPHSVGSQNGEMTSAVSVIPRRNTLPAVENIRLHRGSSFETNSHHRPIHFNNSGQSVESVNDGFSSYLRTKAPLTRSDSGNSDDNYVPMNPGSSPLSAAQADSPKNIYIPMSPGPHHFDFPGFSATLPARKGSSASLCHRPSRLSDVTPPPINRNLKPNRKSKPTPLDLKNNGIIDELPFKSPVTMSWTRPMPAMNSVSSQHCRPISTQSITSTDSADSEENYVAMQNPASTSPAVSGTSSPAPRKCGNVDYLALDFQPGSPSPHRKPSTSSVTSDEKVDYVQVDKEKTQALQSTMQEWTDVRQSTEPAKGVKS; this comes from the exons ATGAGCGGTGACCCCGATGTTCTGGAGTACTATAAGAACGACCACTCCAAGAAACCCATCCGGGTCATCGACCTGCACTGCTGCGAGCAGGTGGATGCTGGCCTGACCTTTAAGAGGAAGGAGTTCCAGGACAGCTTTGTGTTTGACATCAAGACCTCAGATCGCACTTTTTATCTTGTAGCTGAGACTGAGGAGGAGATGAACAAGTGGGTCCGCTCTATCTGCCAACTGTGTGGATTCAACCAGTCAGACGACAACCACG ATGGTAGGTTACACCATATGCCCCGTTCTGTTGGAGCAGATGTCACCGGCTCAATGGCTCCTCTGACCGGAGAACGCAAGTCCTCTGCCCCCATCCACTCCAGCCAGCCAGTCCTCTTCACCTTTGACGTGCCTGTGCGCCACTCACACCATAGCTCCCTGCCCAACAGTGCACCCCAGGACTACCTCCTGCTACACCAGTGCATGAGCAGGAAGACAGAGAGTGCACG GAGTGCCAGTTTCTCCCAGTCCACACGAAGCAACCTGTTTATGGGGAGCGACTCTGCAGTGCAGAAACTCTCCCATGGCTTTTCCCACTGTCTGAATGGCATGGGTGCTCAGTTGCACGGCTTCTACAGCCTTCCCAAGCCAGGAAAACACCAGTTACCGGTGCACGATGACTCCTCCCAGGAGGCCTGTTACGTACTTCCTCGAGGTTACAGCACTGAGGCTCCGGCTCACAGCGGTCTAGGCGAGCCTGACCTGGAGAATGAAGAGGTTTACACCTTCAAAACGCCCTGCAACACCCTCGCCACCATGCACAGCAATGAGCGTCCAACTGACAATTACGACCTTCCTACGCCACCTGGCTCCTTCTACCAGATCCCTCGGACGTTTGATAAGAATCACAATGCCTTGACACCCTCAAGCTCTGAGTCCTCCTGTGCTCCTCCTCCGAGGCCCCCTAAACCTAGCCAGGGGTCAGAGGGGCAGTGGGGGAGTCCTCATTCAGTAGGAAGCCAGAACGGAGAAATGACGTCTGCAGTGTCCGTTATCCCGCGCAGGAATACTCTCCCTGCTGTCGAGAACATCAGGCTGCACAGAG GCTCCTCCTTTGAAACGAACAGCCATCACCGTCCCATCCATTTCAACAACTCAGGCCAGTCTGTGGAGTCTGTCAATGATGGTTTCAGCTCCTACCTG AGAACCAAAGCCCCTCTGACTCGCTCAGACAGCGGCAACTCGGATGACAACTATGTGCCCATGAATCCTGGCTCCTCGCCACTCAGTGCTGCCCAGGCTGACAGTCCTAAGAATATCTACATCCCTATGAGCCCTGGGCCACATCACTTTGATTTCCCAGGATTCTCTGCAACATTACCTGCCCGTAAAGGGAGCAGTGCTTCCCTGTGTCACCGGCCCAGCCGTCTCAGTGATGTCACGCCGCCACCCATCAACCGCAACCTCAAACCTAACAGGAAAT CAAAGCCAACACCTCTTGATTTGAAGAACAATGGGATCATTGATGAGCTGCCATTTAAGAGCCCAGTCACCATGTCCTGGACACGGCCCAT GCCTGCTATGAACTCCGTGTCCTCCCAGCATTGTCGACCCATTTCTACACAAAGCATCACCAGCACCGACTCTGCAGACAGCGAGGAGAATTATGTGGCTATG CAGAACCCAGCGTCTACCTCCCCAGCCGTGAGTGGCACCAGCAGCCCGGCCCCCAGAAAGTGTGGCAATGTGGACTACCTAGCACTGGACTTCCAGCCTGGGTCACCGAGCCCACACCGAAAA CCCTCTACATCCTCTGTGACCTCCGATGAGAAGGTGGACTATGTGCAAGTCGACAAGGAGAAGACCCAGGCACTGCAAAGCACCATGCAGGAGTGGACCGATGTGCGGCAGTCTACTGAACCTGCCAAGGGGGTCAAGTCCTGA
- the gab2 gene encoding GRB2-associated-binding protein 2 isoform X2 translates to MSGGEILFQGWLRKSPPEKKLRRYAWKKRWFILRSGRMSGDPDVLEYYKNDHSKKPIRVIDLHCCEQVDAGLTFKRKEFQDSFVFDIKTSDRTFYLVAETEEEMNKWVRSICQLCGFNQSDDNHDGRLHHMPRSVGADVTGSMAPLTGERKSSAPIHSSQPVLFTFDVPVRHSHHSSLPNSAPQDYLLLHQCMSRKTESARSASFSQSTRSNLFMGSDSAVQKLSHGFSHCLNGMGAQLHGFYSLPKPGKHQLPVHDDSSQEACYVLPRGYSTEAPAHSGLGEPDLENEEVYTFKTPCNTLATMHSNERPTDNYDLPTPPGSFYQIPRTFDKNHNALTPSSSESSCAPPPRPPKPSQGSEGQWGSPHSVGSQNGEMTSAVSVIPRRNTLPAVENIRLHRGSSFETNSHHRPIHFNNSGQSVESVNDGFSSYLRTKAPLTRSDSGNSDDNYVPMNPGSSPLSAAQADSPKNIYIPMSPGPHHFDFPGFSATLPARKGSSASLCHRPSRLSDVTPPPINRNLKPNRKSKPTPLDLKNNGIIDELPFKSPVTMSWTRPMPAMNSVSSQHCRPISTQSITSTDSADSEENYVAMNPASTSPAVSGTSSPAPRKCGNVDYLALDFQPGSPSPHRKPSTSSVTSDEKVDYVQVDKEKTQALQSTMQEWTDVRQSTEPAKGVKS, encoded by the exons GCATGGAAGAAACGCTGGTTCATACTTCGCAGTGGCCGTATGAGCGGTGACCCCGATGTTCTGGAGTACTATAAGAACGACCACTCCAAGAAACCCATCCGGGTCATCGACCTGCACTGCTGCGAGCAGGTGGATGCTGGCCTGACCTTTAAGAGGAAGGAGTTCCAGGACAGCTTTGTGTTTGACATCAAGACCTCAGATCGCACTTTTTATCTTGTAGCTGAGACTGAGGAGGAGATGAACAAGTGGGTCCGCTCTATCTGCCAACTGTGTGGATTCAACCAGTCAGACGACAACCACG ATGGTAGGTTACACCATATGCCCCGTTCTGTTGGAGCAGATGTCACCGGCTCAATGGCTCCTCTGACCGGAGAACGCAAGTCCTCTGCCCCCATCCACTCCAGCCAGCCAGTCCTCTTCACCTTTGACGTGCCTGTGCGCCACTCACACCATAGCTCCCTGCCCAACAGTGCACCCCAGGACTACCTCCTGCTACACCAGTGCATGAGCAGGAAGACAGAGAGTGCACG GAGTGCCAGTTTCTCCCAGTCCACACGAAGCAACCTGTTTATGGGGAGCGACTCTGCAGTGCAGAAACTCTCCCATGGCTTTTCCCACTGTCTGAATGGCATGGGTGCTCAGTTGCACGGCTTCTACAGCCTTCCCAAGCCAGGAAAACACCAGTTACCGGTGCACGATGACTCCTCCCAGGAGGCCTGTTACGTACTTCCTCGAGGTTACAGCACTGAGGCTCCGGCTCACAGCGGTCTAGGCGAGCCTGACCTGGAGAATGAAGAGGTTTACACCTTCAAAACGCCCTGCAACACCCTCGCCACCATGCACAGCAATGAGCGTCCAACTGACAATTACGACCTTCCTACGCCACCTGGCTCCTTCTACCAGATCCCTCGGACGTTTGATAAGAATCACAATGCCTTGACACCCTCAAGCTCTGAGTCCTCCTGTGCTCCTCCTCCGAGGCCCCCTAAACCTAGCCAGGGGTCAGAGGGGCAGTGGGGGAGTCCTCATTCAGTAGGAAGCCAGAACGGAGAAATGACGTCTGCAGTGTCCGTTATCCCGCGCAGGAATACTCTCCCTGCTGTCGAGAACATCAGGCTGCACAGAG GCTCCTCCTTTGAAACGAACAGCCATCACCGTCCCATCCATTTCAACAACTCAGGCCAGTCTGTGGAGTCTGTCAATGATGGTTTCAGCTCCTACCTG AGAACCAAAGCCCCTCTGACTCGCTCAGACAGCGGCAACTCGGATGACAACTATGTGCCCATGAATCCTGGCTCCTCGCCACTCAGTGCTGCCCAGGCTGACAGTCCTAAGAATATCTACATCCCTATGAGCCCTGGGCCACATCACTTTGATTTCCCAGGATTCTCTGCAACATTACCTGCCCGTAAAGGGAGCAGTGCTTCCCTGTGTCACCGGCCCAGCCGTCTCAGTGATGTCACGCCGCCACCCATCAACCGCAACCTCAAACCTAACAGGAAAT CAAAGCCAACACCTCTTGATTTGAAGAACAATGGGATCATTGATGAGCTGCCATTTAAGAGCCCAGTCACCATGTCCTGGACACGGCCCAT GCCTGCTATGAACTCCGTGTCCTCCCAGCATTGTCGACCCATTTCTACACAAAGCATCACCAGCACCGACTCTGCAGACAGCGAGGAGAATTATGTGGCTATG AACCCAGCGTCTACCTCCCCAGCCGTGAGTGGCACCAGCAGCCCGGCCCCCAGAAAGTGTGGCAATGTGGACTACCTAGCACTGGACTTCCAGCCTGGGTCACCGAGCCCACACCGAAAA CCCTCTACATCCTCTGTGACCTCCGATGAGAAGGTGGACTATGTGCAAGTCGACAAGGAGAAGACCCAGGCACTGCAAAGCACCATGCAGGAGTGGACCGATGTGCGGCAGTCTACTGAACCTGCCAAGGGGGTCAAGTCCTGA